The genome window ACAATCTTGCGTTTCCCCACAGGGAATTTTTGCAGCCCCCAAGGCCAACTCAGAATGCATACAAGAAGGTGGAGAGACTACAACAATCTCAGATAAGGCTGGACCTCCGTGGCAGTTTTTGCAATCCCTCAGTATCCAcacagttgcaaaaaaaaaaaaaaaggaaaataatttgctTAGAAAGTCCCCTTGTTCCCTCTGAGCAGTTTAGAAAGCATGTTATGAAGCTCCAAGGGTGGAGCTTCATAACCTCCagcctttaattaaaaaaaaaatggggccTAGTGAGTATGTAGGGGgaccttttctgtttttaaatagtggtggtgttgcttttaaaattaaattcattCTTCACTGAACGAAAACCCATTGTAGCAGTGGTTGTAGCACGTAGccattactttattttttttaagttaaaatatgCATATCAGGCCTGTTAGCTAGTCTGAAAAAATGGCTCTTGGCACTTCTGAGATCACTTATCCCAATCTATGCTCATTTTCAACACATTtggagccctggcacatttgaagggggccacagattggaaaGAATTCTTCACACGCACCCTTATAAGGCTCGTTATGGGACTTCTACCATCTTGATCcagcctacatttctttcatattgtgtctatgaccttggtaaaaaaaaaaagttaaaaatggcTGTTTTAGAGGAACAGACTGAACTCCTAACTACTTGAGACAAAAGTACAACTTGCACAACTAACCATTGTTTATGTGTTGCCTTTCTTCCAAGGATCTCAAGGTGCTGTATGTTGACCTTAGCCTGCTGTTTTTACTCTTGCAACAATGCTGTTAAGTAAGTTCACTTAGAATGAATGGCCCAAGAATAGTCACGGGGAAGCAGGAAACCTGAGTCTCTGCAGTCATGGGCCAACACAGTGAACTGCTGGGTTTTGTAGGAAAGTGTAGTAAAAGATTCTCTGTGGACAGCTGCTTGCTGAGTTGATTTCACTGCATGCTTCTTCTGTCCCATCCCATTTGTAGTCTACATATCAGAGCAGTCCAACAAGTTGTGCTGGAGGTCAGAGGCCTGATGGCCGGAGATTGGACATGACCGGTATCTAGAGGTGCTAAGCAGAGTTATCAAAAATCAGATGATGTGTGCTGAACGGCACGAGAGCTCCAGGAGGCTGGAAGAATAAGATACACTAGGATTCCCACAATTCCGTTAACCAACAGATTCCACACAACAactgaagttttattttttaactggTTCAGATGGGGATCAAGATGAAGATTATCTATACTGTGGTATGTTCAGTAACGTTTGCAGTAGAATAGACTGAAACAGAGTGACCAGTCCAACTGGTTTTATGCTTGAATAATGAATATAAATCTCAGCAGTCCAGGTGTGTTGTTTGAAAGTGTTGTACTGGGATTTTCCTCCAGATGGCTTCTGCATTGTATTAGCCATGTCCTtgattagtttatttatttattggatttctatcccgcccatctagaccgaaggtcCACTCAGTGATGTCCCATCTTTTGCTGCGTCTATCCTCTGTGGTCAtttgttctctctccccctctccttccgCACACACAGCCATGGAAGAAGCCAGCACTGTGGAGGAAGGGGAAGTGACCTCAGGGATGCAGTCCTTGGCTGTGGAAGATGCGCCTGCCCAAGACCTGTCTCCTCCCACAGAGGATCAGGATGAGGcccctgaggaggaagagggggagaagggagaggaatCTGCTGAGGAGGACTGGTGTGTGGCCTGCAGTGATGAGGAGCTGGAATCCCCAGACAGCTGGATGCCTCCCCCTGAGGAGATCCGGCGCCTCTATGAGCGCATCGCTGCAGAAGGGACTTTGGAACTCCAGGCAGAAATCCTGCCCCGACGCAACCCCACCCCAGAGCCTGACAGCGAAGATCAGAATAAATCTGAAGGGCAGCCCGAGCaccaggaagaagaggaagaagagaagtaaGAGTGGGAGTGGGTCGGCAGATGGGTGCGTTTAAGGGAGGAGAGCGGGCCCAAGATCTGAGGCGAGGGAAAAGAAGCCGCAGGCTATGGTGCTTTGTTGATTCTCACTTTCTCTGTTTGCCCCAGGCCTCACGTGCCAACAGAGTTCGATTTTGATGATGAACCTGCCTCACCAAAAAGTTCCTTGATAGATCGTCGGAGAACCCCTGGTATGTGCAGAAGGAAAACTGTGTTTCcgtaagaaaatttaaaaagttgtGCTGGATCAGACAGTAGCCTATCTGTGTTCCCACAGTGCTCAAATGGCATCCATTCATTCAATAAATCTatcattgatttaaaatatttttaccctgcccttctcctaaaagaggactcaaggtggcttgcatcattaaaaaaatattttttgaaagctAAATACAATCAGTTATTTGAATatttaactcccaaccttggCTTAAGGAATTCTAGATTCACTCCAAAGTTTCATATACACGTAGTGTTCTTCTCCAGGTGTCTCTGGCATATTCTTTTTCCCTTGTGgccagttactgtattttattgtatgcCTGTGGCCTTTTTCTGCctcctttgtgtttgttttccagACAGTCCTAAAGTATATGTTTGCCTTGTTCTGGTAGGCTCCCCTTCTTTTCAAAGATGGAGGTGGTCCGAGTGCAACCCCCTAAGGAGCCTTCCACTAAGAACAAAcaagcacaaacaaacaaaacaatgggGAGAGGGGAAATGGAGATTTGTGTCCCCAGAAACGGCCAGGAGATAGAGGTCTCCATTTACAgagtactatacagtggtgcctcacaagatgaatgtaattcgttccgcgagtagcgctgtcttgcgaaactttcatcttgcaaaaagcggtttcccgtaggaatgcattgcaatgcattcctatgggaaactcgcaagacgaaaataattcattcgtcttgtgaaaaacattcgtcttgcgaagcacgaccatagaagaagccatcttgtgaggcaccacagcgatcttaaaaaccattcatcttgcgggtttttcgtcccgcgaggcattcgtcttgcaaggcaccactgtattttctcctTCCAGATCAGTCTGAAGTCCACAATAGCTTTGGCTTGGGGAAAAATGTTGAGTGCTGTTTATAGAAGTCTAGGAGTGTTTAAAAAAGTAGCCCTCAAGCCTTCCAAGTTTGCCTCTCCTGTGTTTTAGGCCTTGCCTTTATTCTGCTTCTGCTAGCTCACCCTGTCACTCATGTTTCTAACTCATGGACATCCCAGGATTCTTCCACAGTGCACAAGAGCTCTGCcagaaattattttcttctggAGGAGAGGATCATCTCATAAAGCCAAGAGTGATTGGCTGGGAGAGTTGGTAGTGCTCTAGACGTAATAAGATACATGGGAAAGGGGTCATGTGGCCTTAGGTAACATGGACCTAGATTCAACAAAGGAAGATTTGGGTAGTAGAAAAggattgttgaaagaaaatagttttaatgggatCTGGAACCCTTCTATAGAACAcatatttacaaaacataaaGATTATATTCCAACACAAGAATCATATTTTTTGGAAAGAGGCAAGGCATGTGatataaattaatttatattaCACACCCTGTCTCTTTCtaaaaaatataatgattcttaTGTATACTGATTCTgtatgtattctctctctctctctatatatatatatacacacacacacacacacacacacacacacacacacacacacacacacacacacacacacacacacacacacacacacacacacacacacacacacacacacacacacacacacacacacacacacacacaccattggtGGTGGTTTGCACTGTATATTCAAGTTATGATTGTATTTGTCATTTGTGCTTTTATTatctgaaaataaatttaaaaaataatttttaaaaaggaaggattgGGTAAGGCCGTTCCTGTGAAAAATATGGCAGGGTGATGGGACAGATGCATCGGGCTGATTGGGAAAGAAGGCCAACCTTTTTATCTCTGTTAAAAATACAGACTGAAATGGCATCAGAGAGGACTGTTTCCTAGCAGCATTGTGTCCTTTTGGCTTGCGTTCCATTAAAAAATATCGCCCTGCTTCCTCCCACTGACTCTCCAAGTCCTAACTTATGTCTCCTTCTTTAGGAACTTTGGCTAAGAGCCAGAAGAGGGAGGCCCGTATGGATAAGGTGCTGTCTGACATGAAGCGCCACAAAGTCTTAGAGGAACAGATCCTGAAGACGGGCCGGGATCTCTTTGACCTGGACTCGGATGATGTGCCCACTCCAAAGCGCCCACCAGGTCTCTTTCTGCGCCAGCGCAAATACTGAGTGCAGTGAAGAAAATAAGCCTTTTGGTTTGAAGTCGGAGATGGGAGAAGGAACCACAGGCACTTAGATTTTCATATGCAAGGGGAAAGGAAATCACA of Pogona vitticeps strain Pit_001003342236 chromosome 6, PviZW2.1, whole genome shotgun sequence contains these proteins:
- the PAGR1 gene encoding PAXIP1-associated glutamate-rich protein 1 isoform X3; the protein is MEEASTVEEGEVTSGMQSLAVEDAPAQDLSPPTEDQDEAPEEEEGEKGEESAEEDWCVACSDEELESPDSWMPPPEEIRRLYERIAAEGTLELQAEILPRRNPTPEPDSEDQNKSEGQPEHQEEEEEEKPHVPTEFDFDDEPASPKSSLIDRRRTPGTLAKSQKREARMDKVLSDMKRHKVLEEQILKTGRDLFDLDSDDVPTPKRPPGLFLRQRKY
- the PAGR1 gene encoding PAXIP1-associated glutamate-rich protein 1 isoform X2 is translated as MLLTMEEASTVEEGEVTSGMQSLAVEDAPAQDLSPPTEDQDEAPEEEEGEKGEESAEEDWCVACSDEELESPDSWMPPPEEIRRLYERIAAEGTLELQAEILPRRNPTPEPDSEDQNKSEGQPEHQEEEEEEKPHVPTEFDFDDEPASPKSSLIDRRRTPGTLAKSQKREARMDKVLSDMKRHKVLEEQILKTGRDLFDLDSDDVPTPKRPPGLFLRQRKY
- the PAGR1 gene encoding PAXIP1-associated glutamate-rich protein 1 isoform X1 is translated as MSHLLLRLSSVVICSLSPSPSAHTAMEEASTVEEGEVTSGMQSLAVEDAPAQDLSPPTEDQDEAPEEEEGEKGEESAEEDWCVACSDEELESPDSWMPPPEEIRRLYERIAAEGTLELQAEILPRRNPTPEPDSEDQNKSEGQPEHQEEEEEEKPHVPTEFDFDDEPASPKSSLIDRRRTPGTLAKSQKREARMDKVLSDMKRHKVLEEQILKTGRDLFDLDSDDVPTPKRPPGLFLRQRKY